The Mycobacterium sp. EPa45 genomic interval TGCACCGGACGATCGCCTACCGGCTGCTGAGCACCCTGGCCTCCTACCGGCTGGTGGCCAAGGCCGAGGACGGACGGTTTCGTGCCGCGGCCGGCCTGGCCGCCCTGGGCGCGTCGTTCGACAACAACATCCGCGAGCTGTCCATGCCGACACTGCGCGATCTGGCCGACGAGCTCGGAACGACGGTGTCGCTGCTGGTCGCCGAGGGCGATCAGCAGGTCGCGATCGCTGTCATAGTGCCCACCCGGGTGTCGTATCAACTGTCGTTCCACGAGGGCAGTCGCTACCCCCTCGACCGCGGTGCGGCCGGGATTGCCCTGCTGGCGAGCATGCCGGCACGCCCGGGCGAACGCCCGCTGGTGACCCGCGCGCGCGAGCAGGGCTGGATCATCACCTACGGCGAGGTCGAGCCCAACACCTACGGCCTCGCGGTCCCCGTGCATCGGCCCCCCGGCTCGCCGCACACCTGCATCAACCTGATCTCGCATCGTGAAGACGTCGTGCTGCACGGCCGGGAGTCCGCGATCGCGGCGGCCCAACGCCTTTCGACCGTGCTGAGTTAAGCACCCCGCTGAACTGGGCAAATGGCGATGCGGCCGCTTGACACTGTGCGATCGGCGTCGTTAGCGTGACAACAACGAACACCCGCGTTCGGTAAATGCACACGCCAATGCTCGTGTGCGGCAATAGGAGTGAAGGCGATGGCGGACACCTGGGACTCAGGCGCACCCGGCTCACATAGGTGGGACCGTGAAGCCGACGTCGTGGTGCTCGGCACCGGCGCGGCCGGCCTGACCGCTGCGCTGACTGCTGCGGCCAACGGCGCCTCGGTTGCGGTGTTCGAGAAGGCTCCGACCGTCGGCGGCACCACCGCGGTGTCCGGCGGCATCGTATGGATTCCCGCGCACAACCGGGCGGCCGGCGGTGAGCTGACCGTCGGGGATGCGCTGAAATACCTTGAGGCGCAATCGCTGGGTGTCATGGACCGCGAACTCGTCGAGACGTTCGTGCGGACCGGCCCGGAGATGCTGGACTACGTGGAGGCCCGCAGTGCACTGCAATTCGAGGTCGCCGAGGGTTTCCCGGACTACAAGCCAGAGTTGCCGGGCGGGCAACCTGGTGGCGGACGGTCACTGAACGCCAAACCGTTCGGCCTTGCCGCGGTGGGCGAATGGGCCTCGCGCATCACGTCATTCCCCGTCGACTTCAGCAACGTCGGTATCGACGCCGAGACGCGGGCCCGCATCCACGCCGCCGTCGACGATATGGACGGTGACTACTGCGTCGCCGGCACCGCGCTGATCGCCGGCCTGCTGAAGGGCCTGCTGGACCTCGGGGTCGCTCCCGTCACCGAGGCCCGCGCGGTCGAGCTGATCGGATCGGCGGCGGGCATCTGCGGGGTGCGGATCGCTCACGGCGGCAAGGAGATCCGGGTGCGCGCCGCTAAAGCGGTGATCCTGGGAACCGGCGGATTCGAATGGGATCAGCGCTTGGTCGAGGCGTACCTGCGCGGGCCGTTGCGGGGTCCGGTTTCACCGCCGAACAACACCGGCGACGGACTGCGGATGGCCATGGCGCACGGCGCGGACCTGGCGAACATGGGCGAGGCCTGGTGGGTGCCGGTCATCCAGATTCCCGGCGACACGTTGGGCGGTAAGCCGCGCAGCCGCAGTGTGCGACTGGAGCGCACCCGGCCGCGCAGCATCATCGTCAACCGGGCCGGAAAGCGCTTCCT includes:
- a CDS encoding IclR family transcriptional regulator, producing MTQTPTESPVSAAPGSQTLARGLHALQLVAATKGGLTIQQVADHIGVHRTIAYRLLSTLASYRLVAKAEDGRFRAAAGLAALGASFDNNIRELSMPTLRDLADELGTTVSLLVAEGDQQVAIAVIVPTRVSYQLSFHEGSRYPLDRGAAGIALLASMPARPGERPLVTRAREQGWIITYGEVEPNTYGLAVPVHRPPGSPHTCINLISHREDVVLHGRESAIAAAQRLSTVLS
- a CDS encoding FAD-dependent oxidoreductase, whose translation is MADTWDSGAPGSHRWDREADVVVLGTGAAGLTAALTAAANGASVAVFEKAPTVGGTTAVSGGIVWIPAHNRAAGGELTVGDALKYLEAQSLGVMDRELVETFVRTGPEMLDYVEARSALQFEVAEGFPDYKPELPGGQPGGGRSLNAKPFGLAAVGEWASRITSFPVDFSNVGIDAETRARIHAAVDDMDGDYCVAGTALIAGLLKGLLDLGVAPVTEARAVELIGSAAGICGVRIAHGGKEIRVRAAKAVILGTGGFEWDQRLVEAYLRGPLRGPVSPPNNTGDGLRMAMAHGADLANMGEAWWVPVIQIPGDTLGGKPRSRSVRLERTRPRSIIVNRAGKRFLNEAGEYNSMSGPFHQLDPRHGYVNDPAWIVFDDQHLKRYGFLGVEPGGEAPDWFNKSVTLAELEDKTGIDADGLAATLTAWNDNVAAEVDPEFGRGASAYDGYWGDNSAATPALQTLGPLDTPPYYAVPVGIGAMGTKGGPRTDRDGRVLHVSGKPIPGLFAAGNAMAGVTGRAYGGAGGTLGPAMVFGYRAGLAASSR